From a single Sphingobium lignivorans genomic region:
- the accD gene encoding acetyl-CoA carboxylase, carboxyltransferase subunit beta, producing the protein MSWLNRVRNAIPFIARKAETPDNLWHKCTGCGQMIFQKEWEENLSVCPRCDHHGRIGPRLRFAQVFDEGTMKLLPAPQVREDPLKFRDSKRYTDRIKAARAQTGEQDALLNASGTIEGHQAVVGVQDFAFMGGSMGTAVGAAFVAGVREAVKRRCPYVIFTAAGGARMQEGILSLMQMPRATVAIQQLRAAGQPYIVVLTDPTTGGVTASYAMLGDIQIAEPGALIAFAGARVIENTIREKLPEGFQRAEYLLDHGMIDMVTHRKDLRATLARTIGYLTAARAA; encoded by the coding sequence ATGAGCTGGCTCAACCGCGTCCGCAATGCCATTCCCTTCATTGCCCGGAAGGCGGAAACGCCGGACAATCTCTGGCACAAATGCACCGGCTGCGGGCAGATGATCTTCCAGAAGGAATGGGAGGAAAATCTCTCCGTCTGCCCCCGCTGCGATCATCATGGCCGCATCGGTCCCAGGCTGCGCTTCGCTCAAGTCTTCGACGAGGGCACGATGAAGCTGCTGCCCGCGCCGCAGGTCAGGGAAGACCCGCTGAAATTCCGCGATTCCAAGCGTTATACCGATCGCATCAAGGCCGCCCGCGCGCAGACCGGCGAGCAGGATGCGCTGCTGAACGCCAGCGGCACGATCGAGGGGCATCAGGCCGTGGTCGGCGTGCAGGATTTCGCCTTCATGGGCGGGTCGATGGGCACGGCGGTCGGCGCGGCCTTCGTCGCGGGCGTCCGGGAAGCGGTCAAGCGGCGCTGCCCTTATGTCATCTTCACCGCCGCCGGCGGCGCCCGCATGCAGGAGGGCATTCTCTCCCTCATGCAGATGCCGCGCGCGACCGTGGCGATCCAGCAGCTGCGCGCGGCGGGCCAGCCCTATATCGTGGTGCTGACCGATCCCACCACCGGCGGCGTGACGGCCAGCTATGCCATGCTGGGCGACATCCAGATCGCCGAGCCCGGCGCGCTCATCGCCTTTGCCGGCGCGCGCGTGATCGAGAACACGATCCGCGAGAAGCTGCCCGAGGGTTTCCAGCGCGCCGAATATCTGCTGGATCACGGCATGATCGACATGGTGACGCACCGCAAGGATCTGCGCGCCACGCTCGCCAGGACCATCGGCTATCTGACGGCGGCGCGCGCCGCCTAG
- a CDS encoding AmpG family muropeptide MFS transporter, which yields MSQTLIFALIVGAVIAVGFVVPAFRPYLRPMPFVAFLLGISSGFPLTLLLATMTFWLSKVGIDKSTIGFAIGLTTPYTLKFLWAPLVDKLPLPVLSRLFGQRRAWLFFIQALLFVAIWQLGASDPANDLARFAICAIAVAFLSATQDIVIDAYRIEILSEEELPHGTAMNQFGYRTGNLLAGAGTIFLASSEGAGLGWAVAYGITAFCVLPAAIGALIAGPGRYVAHAAVRRGSIGEWMTETIVNPFREFLTRHGAFLILGFVLVYKIGDAMGQTMLAPMIVELGFTDTEYVTVNKFVGFAALIAGSALGAPFIAWLGMGRALFVSGLLMMVSNLLFCLLALAGHSTPMLALAVGTENFTSGIGLTVFVTYLSGLSSLAYTATQFALLSSFAAVGRTWLSTPSGYLAEAFGWVGFWAFTVVVAVPGMLLLWIMWAKGFVVESVRQPSTTDD from the coding sequence ATGTCGCAGACGCTGATTTTCGCACTCATCGTGGGTGCCGTGATTGCCGTGGGCTTCGTGGTGCCCGCCTTCCGGCCCTATCTGCGGCCGATGCCGTTCGTCGCCTTCCTGCTCGGCATTTCCAGCGGCTTCCCGCTCACCCTGCTGCTCGCGACGATGACCTTCTGGCTTTCGAAAGTCGGCATCGACAAGTCGACCATCGGCTTCGCGATCGGCCTCACCACGCCCTATACGCTCAAGTTCCTGTGGGCGCCGCTGGTCGACAAGCTGCCGCTGCCGGTGCTTTCCCGACTGTTCGGGCAGCGGCGGGCGTGGCTGTTCTTCATCCAGGCGCTGCTCTTCGTCGCGATCTGGCAGCTCGGCGCGAGCGACCCCGCCAACGACCTCGCGCGGTTCGCGATCTGCGCCATCGCCGTCGCGTTCCTCTCGGCGACGCAGGACATCGTGATCGACGCCTACCGCATCGAGATCCTGAGCGAGGAGGAACTGCCGCACGGCACCGCGATGAACCAGTTCGGCTACCGCACCGGCAATCTGCTGGCGGGCGCGGGCACCATCTTCCTCGCCTCGAGTGAAGGCGCGGGGCTCGGCTGGGCGGTGGCCTATGGCATCACGGCCTTCTGCGTGCTTCCCGCCGCGATCGGCGCGCTGATCGCGGGGCCGGGGCGCTATGTGGCGCATGCGGCCGTCCGCCGGGGCTCGATCGGCGAATGGATGACCGAGACGATCGTCAATCCCTTCCGCGAGTTCCTCACGCGCCACGGCGCCTTCCTCATCCTGGGCTTCGTGCTGGTCTACAAGATCGGCGACGCCATGGGGCAGACGATGCTCGCGCCGATGATCGTGGAGCTGGGCTTCACCGACACGGAATATGTGACGGTGAACAAGTTCGTCGGCTTCGCGGCCCTCATTGCCGGCTCGGCGCTGGGCGCGCCGTTCATCGCCTGGCTGGGCATGGGACGCGCGCTGTTCGTCTCGGGCCTCCTGATGATGGTCTCCAACCTGCTCTTCTGCCTGCTCGCGCTCGCCGGCCATTCCACGCCGATGCTCGCGCTGGCGGTGGGCACCGAGAATTTCACCAGCGGCATCGGCCTCACGGTGTTCGTGACCTATCTCTCCGGCCTCTCCAGCCTCGCCTACACCGCGACGCAGTTCGCGCTGCTCTCCTCCTTCGCGGCGGTCGGGCGGACATGGCTCTCGACGCCCTCGGGCTATCTCGCCGAGGCGTTCGGCTGGGTCGGCTTCTGGGCGTTCACGGTGGTGGTGGCGGTGCCCGGCATGCTGCTGCTCTGGATCATGTGGGCGAAGGGCTTCGTCGTGGAATCCGTGCGACAACCCAGCACTACGGACGATTGA
- a CDS encoding response regulator — MFFSKSAQQIRRILLVEDEPLLAFDAEHALQQAGYEVVATVDRFRDATTVILGQGGIDLVITDIRLRGVRSGVELARHARELGIAVLFATATCPEEAAGQGIALGCLAKPFQPQDLVRAIAVCERLVGGLPPGRLPPGLRLFPRD; from the coding sequence ATGTTTTTCTCGAAGAGCGCGCAGCAGATACGCCGCATCCTCCTCGTCGAGGATGAGCCGCTGCTGGCATTCGATGCCGAGCACGCGCTGCAGCAGGCGGGCTATGAAGTCGTCGCAACGGTGGACCGCTTCCGCGACGCGACAACGGTCATCCTGGGCCAGGGCGGCATCGATCTGGTGATTACCGACATTCGCCTGCGCGGCGTCCGCTCCGGGGTGGAGCTGGCCCGCCATGCGCGCGAGTTGGGCATCGCGGTGCTCTTCGCCACCGCGACCTGCCCGGAGGAAGCGGCGGGGCAGGGCATCGCGCTCGGCTGCCTCGCCAAGCCCTTCCAGCCGCAGGATCTGGTGCGCGCCATCGCCGTGTGCGAGCGGCTGGTCGGCGGGCTGCCGCCGGGGCGCCTGCCGCCGGGACTGCGGCTTTTTCCGCGCGATTGA
- a CDS encoding NUDIX hydrolase has translation MWEGRFIAARRRGRWEYVSRARGIGAAVILAIDEAPDGRHVILVDQFRVPLERRCIELPAGLVGDEGADESPALAAMRELEEETGYRAGRMIDLGRFWSSPGMVSESFRLFRALDLHRVGAGGGVPGEDIRVHRVPLGELEPWLAARREEGYAVDVKMLLLLGAAMIGG, from the coding sequence ATGTGGGAAGGGCGCTTCATCGCGGCCCGGCGGCGCGGCCGCTGGGAATATGTCAGCCGCGCGCGCGGCATCGGCGCAGCGGTCATCCTCGCCATCGACGAAGCGCCGGACGGCCGCCACGTCATTCTGGTCGATCAGTTCCGCGTCCCCCTCGAGCGGCGCTGCATCGAGCTCCCCGCCGGGCTGGTGGGGGATGAAGGCGCGGACGAATCCCCTGCCCTCGCCGCCATGCGCGAACTGGAGGAAGAGACGGGCTATCGCGCGGGCCGCATGATCGATCTCGGCCGTTTCTGGAGTTCGCCCGGCATGGTCTCGGAGAGCTTCCGGCTCTTCCGCGCGCTGGACCTGCACCGGGTCGGCGCGGGCGGCGGCGTCCCGGGCGAGGACATTCGCGTCCACCGCGTGCCGCTGGGCGAGCTGGAGCCCTGGCTCGCCGCGCGCCGGGAGGAAGGCTATGCCGTCGACGTGAAGATGCTTCTCCTCCTCGGCGCCGCGATGATCGGCGGCTGA
- a CDS encoding endonuclease domain-containing protein, producing MRDPRLTAHAKTMRTNATEAETRLWLALRAKRFEDVKFRRQKVIGRYIVDFAARNPMLVIELDGDSHASQVKYDFERSAFLQSQGYDVIRFANNDVMDNLEGVLTAIQSRLLPPLPTLSPERERAIGAS from the coding sequence ATGCGTGACCCTCGCCTGACCGCGCACGCCAAAACGATGCGCACCAACGCCACCGAGGCCGAAACGCGCCTGTGGCTCGCATTGCGCGCGAAGCGTTTTGAAGACGTCAAATTCCGCCGGCAGAAGGTGATCGGACGCTACATCGTGGATTTTGCCGCGCGCAATCCGATGCTCGTCATAGAACTTGACGGCGATAGCCACGCATCGCAGGTCAAATATGATTTCGAGCGATCGGCGTTCCTGCAATCTCAAGGCTATGACGTGATCCGTTTTGCGAACAATGATGTGATGGACAATCTGGAAGGCGTGCTGACGGCAATCCAGTCCCGGCTCCTTCCCCCCCTCCCAACCCTCTCCCCTGAAAGGGAGAGGGCTATAGGTGCCTCATGA
- a CDS encoding TetR family transcriptional regulator, which yields MAHRPLPSLTRDQIVAEAFRLLQDEGLESLSMRRLAARLDVQAPALYWHVADKAELLGLMAGAIYGAAYAGAGAARDWREWLGQFGRALHASLASHRDGARLCAIARPMAPADPDAQAGRIAAPLTALGLDVKQALAHQAVVISFTLGWTTFETNGPMRDFLRQIMDFDSTFTIGLDALVSGLGHPATS from the coding sequence ATGGCCCATCGTCCATTGCCCAGCCTCACGCGTGACCAGATCGTGGCCGAGGCCTTCCGCCTGTTGCAGGATGAGGGGCTGGAGAGCCTGAGCATGCGCCGTCTCGCCGCCCGTCTGGATGTGCAGGCACCGGCGCTCTACTGGCATGTCGCGGACAAGGCCGAGCTGCTCGGCCTGATGGCGGGCGCCATTTATGGGGCGGCTTATGCCGGCGCGGGCGCGGCGCGGGACTGGCGCGAATGGCTCGGGCAATTCGGCCGCGCGCTCCATGCCAGCCTCGCATCGCATCGCGACGGCGCCAGATTATGCGCGATCGCCCGGCCGATGGCCCCGGCAGACCCCGACGCACAGGCCGGCAGGATCGCCGCGCCACTCACCGCGCTGGGGCTCGACGTCAAGCAGGCCCTCGCCCATCAGGCCGTGGTCATTTCCTTCACCCTGGGCTGGACCACTTTCGAGACGAACGGCCCCATGCGCGATTTCCTGCGCCAGATCATGGACTTCGATTCGACCTTCACCATCGGCCTCGACGCGCTGGTAAGCGGCCTCGGCCATCCGGCGACATCATAG
- a CDS encoding bifunctional folylpolyglutamate synthase/dihydrofolate synthase, with protein MADHAVSDDPAVQTQLDRLMALSPGRDVLGLERISELVRRLGDPHLALPPVFHVAGTNGKGSTCAYLRAALEADGRSVHVFTSPHLVRFNERIRLAGTLIDDATLARALEEVLDIGGDLNASFFEITTAAAFMLFATIPADACIIEVGLGGRLDATNVLQSPVACGIASLAIDHESFLLAPEEGVPADPLCRIAFEKAGIAKPGAPLVTQRYPGPMMATIARVAGHAGTRFMPRGESWDVAEYQGQLHYRDQEGRLELPPPRLGGAHQIANLGLAIAMLRSQDVLPVSDAALRAAPLWAQWPARMQRLEGGPLNAMLPDRTLILDGGHNPDAGQALAKALGDGGLAPEGIDLVTGMLSNKDVRGFLEPLRPLVRSIRSLPVPGHEHHGPEVFAAVAADWDVPHSAFLTIREAFADIAAVPDPHRTVLIAGTLYLAGQVLVANDQVPA; from the coding sequence ATGGCTGACCACGCCGTTTCAGACGACCCCGCCGTGCAGACCCAGCTCGATCGGCTCATGGCCCTTTCCCCGGGACGCGACGTGCTCGGGCTGGAGCGGATCAGCGAACTGGTCCGGCGGCTCGGCGATCCGCATCTGGCGCTGCCGCCGGTGTTTCATGTCGCGGGCACGAACGGCAAGGGATCGACCTGCGCTTATCTGCGCGCCGCGCTGGAGGCGGACGGGCGGAGCGTCCATGTCTTCACCTCGCCGCATCTGGTGCGCTTCAACGAGCGCATCCGCCTTGCCGGCACGCTGATCGACGATGCGACGCTGGCCCGCGCGCTGGAGGAAGTGCTGGATATCGGCGGCGATCTGAACGCGAGCTTCTTCGAGATCACCACTGCCGCCGCCTTCATGCTGTTCGCCACCATCCCCGCCGATGCCTGCATCATCGAGGTCGGCCTTGGCGGGCGGCTGGACGCGACGAACGTGCTGCAGTCGCCCGTGGCCTGCGGCATCGCCTCGCTCGCCATCGATCATGAATCCTTCCTGCTGGCGCCCGAGGAGGGCGTGCCGGCCGATCCGCTCTGCCGCATCGCGTTCGAGAAGGCGGGCATCGCCAAGCCCGGCGCCCCGCTCGTCACTCAGCGTTATCCGGGCCCGATGATGGCCACCATTGCCCGGGTCGCGGGTCATGCCGGCACCCGCTTCATGCCGCGCGGCGAAAGCTGGGACGTCGCGGAATATCAGGGGCAACTTCATTATCGCGATCAGGAAGGGCGGCTGGAACTGCCCCCGCCCCGCCTTGGCGGCGCGCATCAGATCGCCAATCTCGGCCTCGCCATCGCCATGCTGCGCAGCCAGGACGTGCTGCCGGTGAGCGATGCCGCATTGCGCGCCGCGCCGCTCTGGGCGCAATGGCCCGCGCGCATGCAGCGGCTGGAGGGCGGCCCGCTCAATGCCATGCTGCCCGATCGCACGCTCATCCTGGATGGCGGGCACAATCCCGATGCCGGGCAGGCACTGGCGAAGGCGCTGGGCGATGGCGGCCTCGCGCCGGAGGGAATCGATCTCGTCACCGGCATGCTCTCCAACAAGGATGTGCGCGGCTTCCTGGAGCCCCTGCGTCCGCTCGTCCGCTCCATCCGTTCGCTTCCCGTGCCTGGCCACGAGCATCACGGGCCGGAGGTCTTCGCCGCCGTCGCCGCCGACTGGGATGTGCCGCACAGCGCCTTCCTCACGATCCGGGAAGCCTTTGCGGACATCGCCGCCGTGCCGGACCCGCACCGCACGGTGCTCATCGCCGGCACGCTCTATCTCGCCGGCCAGGTGCTGGTGGCCAACGATCAGGTCCCGGCCTGA
- a CDS encoding phosphoribosylanthranilate isomerase, producing the protein MSQVAIKICGVRTPDAIDAAMRGGASHVGFVHFPRSPRHLAPAALADLAPRVPEHVARVAVLVDPDDAIIDALIAAGGLHVLQLHGREEPARVAAIRQRTGLETWKAIPVKSAADLAAGNAYAGAADRLLFDAKTPEGAALPGGMGHRFDWTLLAGHRPPLPWGLSGGLDADNVAHALRLTGAPLVDVSSGVESAPGIKDMDRIAAFCEAVSRC; encoded by the coding sequence ATGTCGCAAGTCGCCATCAAGATCTGCGGGGTCCGCACCCCCGATGCGATCGACGCTGCCATGCGCGGCGGCGCGAGCCATGTCGGCTTCGTCCATTTTCCGCGCAGCCCGCGCCATCTCGCGCCGGCCGCGCTGGCCGATCTGGCGCCGCGCGTGCCCGAGCATGTCGCGCGCGTCGCCGTGCTCGTCGATCCGGACGATGCCATCATCGATGCGCTGATCGCGGCGGGTGGCCTGCATGTCCTCCAGCTCCACGGCAGGGAGGAGCCCGCCCGCGTCGCGGCGATCCGCCAGCGCACCGGGCTCGAAACCTGGAAGGCCATTCCGGTCAAGAGCGCTGCCGATCTCGCCGCCGGCAATGCCTATGCCGGGGCGGCGGACCGGCTGCTCTTCGACGCGAAGACGCCCGAGGGCGCGGCGCTGCCCGGCGGCATGGGCCATCGTTTCGACTGGACGCTCCTCGCCGGCCACCGCCCACCCTTGCCCTGGGGCCTTTCGGGCGGGCTGGACGCGGACAATGTCGCGCACGCCCTCCGCCTCACCGGCGCGCCGCTCGTCGATGTCTCCTCCGGCGTCGAGAGCGCGCCGGGGATCAAGGATATGGACAGGATCGCGGCTTTCTGCGAAGCGGTCTCGCGATGTTGA
- a CDS encoding aromatic ring-hydroxylating dioxygenase subunit alpha, whose amino-acid sequence MTYVRNAWYVAGWAQELKADTPFAITILGERIVIWRTASGAIHALEDRCVHRLAPLSLGRCEGERLRCMYHGLLFDPDGRVVEMPGQDRIPPQARVRHYPVIARHSWLWVWMGDPARADESLIPPAVGLDHPDYILGHGQLDYAAEARLINDNLLDFSHLTFVHANSFGAGPQFAETPARITPLDRGIRYERWTENSIGTASRRSPEPMDSFMTYDFLIPGVLLMTGGVFPLGTARECDFGTPDYDRAVSGVTFTSQAVTPMAGKTARYFFSWGPHRSHGDAALRDMLMGIAGQAFDEDKVMIEAQQQVIDMTPDPQVMPTVHDRGVTLFNRLVEKLAREERTEMLAAAE is encoded by the coding sequence ATGACCTATGTTCGCAATGCCTGGTATGTGGCCGGCTGGGCGCAGGAGCTGAAGGCCGACACGCCGTTCGCGATCACCATCCTCGGGGAGCGGATCGTGATCTGGCGGACCGCCTCCGGCGCGATCCATGCGCTGGAGGATCGCTGCGTGCACCGGCTGGCGCCGCTTTCGCTCGGCCGCTGCGAAGGCGAGCGGCTGCGGTGCATGTATCACGGGCTGCTGTTCGACCCGGACGGCCGCGTGGTCGAGATGCCGGGGCAGGACCGGATCCCGCCGCAGGCCCGCGTCAGGCATTATCCGGTGATTGCACGGCACAGCTGGCTGTGGGTCTGGATGGGCGACCCCGCGCGGGCGGACGAAAGCCTCATCCCGCCGGCCGTGGGACTGGACCATCCGGACTATATCCTCGGCCATGGCCAGCTCGATTATGCGGCCGAAGCCCGGCTGATCAACGACAATCTGCTCGATTTCAGCCATCTGACCTTCGTCCATGCCAACAGCTTCGGGGCCGGCCCGCAATTCGCCGAGACCCCCGCCCGGATCACCCCGCTCGACCGGGGTATCCGCTATGAGCGGTGGACGGAGAATTCGATCGGAACGGCGTCCCGCAGGAGCCCCGAGCCCATGGACAGCTTCATGACCTATGATTTCCTGATCCCGGGCGTGCTGCTCATGACCGGCGGCGTCTTCCCGCTGGGCACCGCCAGGGAATGCGATTTCGGCACGCCGGACTATGACAGGGCCGTGAGCGGCGTCACTTTCACCAGCCAGGCCGTGACGCCGATGGCGGGGAAAACGGCGCGCTATTTCTTCTCCTGGGGCCCGCACCGCAGCCATGGGGACGCGGCCCTACGCGATATGCTGATGGGCATTGCCGGTCAGGCCTTCGACGAGGACAAGGTCATGATCGAAGCCCAGCAGCAGGTCATCGACATGACGCCGGACCCGCAAGTGATGCCCACCGTGCATGATCGCGGCGTGACGCTGTTCAACCGGCTGGTCGAGAAGCTGGCGCGGGAAGAGCGCACGGAGATGCTGGCGGCCGCGGAGTAA
- a CDS encoding pseudouridine synthase has product MANATGPRGPRRPPRNGATGPAGGRRRPSADGPDARKPARSDKPRSDKPRSDARPPAGSETRRPADKAEARPATGKPGQRPATRKPGARPATDKPAFSSSRPARPPRGAARPAGKPGERKPRDGASEGDRAETRTGDHKADHKGDRIAKLLARAGIASRRDIERMIGEGRIALDGTVLTTPATILTSLRGVTVDGNPVQEPTPARLFLFHKPTGLLTTAKDPAGRPTIYDRLPKDLPRVMPVGRLDLNTEGLLLLTTDGELKRQLELPATGVERTYRARVFGEVSQAQLEDLIEGVQIEGMRYGRIDANLERRTGRNQWVEMTLTEGKNREVRRVLEHLGLRVSRLIRTRYGPFVLGDSQPGEVVEVRRVDLVKFRKTLD; this is encoded by the coding sequence ATGGCCAACGCCACTGGACCAAGAGGGCCCCGGCGCCCGCCGCGCAATGGCGCGACCGGACCCGCAGGGGGACGGCGCCGCCCATCCGCCGATGGCCCGGACGCGCGCAAGCCCGCCCGGTCGGACAAGCCCCGCTCGGACAAGCCCCGCTCGGACGCCCGCCCGCCTGCCGGATCGGAAACCCGCCGGCCGGCCGACAAGGCCGAGGCACGCCCCGCCACCGGAAAGCCCGGCCAGCGCCCCGCCACTCGCAAGCCGGGCGCACGTCCCGCGACCGACAAGCCTGCTTTCTCCTCGTCCCGCCCGGCGCGGCCGCCGCGCGGCGCTGCCCGGCCCGCAGGCAAGCCGGGGGAGCGCAAGCCCCGTGACGGCGCCTCGGAAGGGGATCGCGCCGAGACTCGCACCGGCGATCACAAGGCCGATCACAAGGGCGATCGCATCGCCAAGCTGCTTGCCCGCGCCGGCATCGCCAGCCGCCGGGATATCGAGCGCATGATCGGCGAGGGCCGCATCGCGCTGGATGGCACGGTGCTCACCACGCCTGCCACCATCCTCACCTCGCTGCGCGGCGTCACCGTGGACGGCAATCCGGTGCAGGAGCCGACTCCCGCCCGCCTCTTCCTGTTCCACAAGCCCACCGGCCTGCTCACCACCGCGAAGGACCCGGCCGGCCGCCCGACCATCTATGACCGGCTGCCGAAGGACCTGCCGCGCGTCATGCCCGTCGGCCGGCTCGATCTCAACACGGAGGGGCTGCTGCTCCTCACCACCGATGGCGAGCTCAAGCGCCAGCTGGAGCTGCCCGCCACCGGCGTCGAGCGCACCTATCGCGCCCGCGTCTTCGGCGAGGTGAGCCAGGCGCAACTTGAGGATCTCATCGAGGGCGTGCAGATCGAGGGCATGCGCTACGGGCGCATCGATGCCAATCTGGAGCGCCGCACCGGCCGCAACCAGTGGGTCGAGATGACGCTGACCGAAGGCAAGAACCGCGAGGTGCGCCGCGTGCTGGAGCATCTCGGGCTGCGCGTCAGCCGCCTCATCCGCACGCGCTACGGCCCCTTCGTGCTCGGCGATTCTCAGCCCGGCGAGGTGGTGGAAGTGCGGCGGGTCGATCTCGTCAAGTTCCGCAAGACACTGGACTGA
- the trpA gene encoding tryptophan synthase subunit alpha, translating into MTARLSSAFARARNEGRAALVTFVTGGDPTPADTPAILDALVAGGADVIELGMPFTDPMADGPAIQAANLRAMAAGISTARIFEIAAAFRARHPETPLVLMGYANPMTVRGADWFAGECAKAGVDGVICVDIPPEEDAELGPALRAAGVSLIRLATPTTDAARLPAVLAGASGFLYYVSVAGITGLQQAAQASVGAAVAKLKAATDLPVAVGFGVRTPEQAAAFGAHADGVVVGSAIVELVGNHGSQAAPHVRDFVASLRAALNAKEQVA; encoded by the coding sequence ATGACCGCCCGCCTCTCTTCCGCCTTCGCCCGTGCCCGCAATGAGGGCCGCGCCGCGCTCGTCACCTTCGTCACCGGCGGCGATCCCACGCCGGCCGACACGCCCGCGATCCTCGACGCGCTCGTCGCGGGCGGCGCGGACGTCATCGAGCTGGGCATGCCCTTCACGGATCCCATGGCGGATGGCCCCGCCATCCAGGCCGCGAACCTGCGCGCCATGGCGGCGGGCATCAGCACGGCAAGGATCTTCGAGATCGCCGCTGCCTTCCGCGCGCGCCATCCGGAGACGCCGCTGGTGCTCATGGGCTATGCCAATCCCATGACCGTGCGCGGCGCGGACTGGTTCGCGGGCGAATGCGCCAAGGCCGGTGTCGATGGCGTGATCTGCGTCGACATCCCGCCCGAGGAAGATGCCGAACTTGGCCCGGCCCTGCGCGCGGCCGGCGTCAGCCTCATCCGCCTCGCCACGCCGACCACGGATGCAGCGCGCCTGCCGGCCGTGCTCGCGGGCGCATCGGGCTTCCTATATTATGTCTCGGTCGCCGGGATCACCGGGCTCCAGCAGGCCGCGCAGGCCAGCGTCGGCGCTGCGGTGGCCAAGCTCAAGGCGGCGACCGATCTGCCGGTGGCTGTCGGCTTCGGCGTGCGCACGCCCGAGCAGGCCGCCGCGTTCGGCGCGCATGCCGATGGCGTCGTGGTCGGCTCGGCCATCGTCGAGCTCGTCGGCAACCATGGATCACAGGCCGCGCCGCATGTGCGCGATTTCGTCGCGTCGCTGCGCGCGGCTCTCAACGCAAAGGAACAGGTCGCATGA
- the trpB gene encoding tryptophan synthase subunit beta — MTAATSPSGTLPNSLRALPDERGHFGAFGGRYVAETLMPLILDLEREYRAAKDDPAFEAEFNGLMTHYVGRPSPLYFAERLTAYYRERAKPGFGAKIYFKREELNHTGAHKINNCIGQILLAIRMGKTRIIAETGAGQHGVATATVCARFGLPCTIFMGAKDIERQQPNVFRMKLLGAEVRPVTSGSQSLKDAMNEALRDWVANVHDTFYIIGTAAGPHPYPELVRDFQSVIGKETREQIMKAEGRLPDLLIAAVGGGSNAIGLFHPFLDDPDVAMVGVEAAGHGIESGQHAASLTGGKPGILHGNKTYLLQDEDGQITEAHSISAGLDYPGIGPEHSWLHESGRVTYLPVTDRQALDAFQLTCRTEGIIPALESSHALAALETKALDMREDEIIVVNVSGRGDKDIYTVAEALGAEI, encoded by the coding sequence ATGACTGCTGCGACCAGCCCTTCCGGCACTCTTCCCAATTCCCTGCGCGCACTGCCTGACGAGCGCGGCCATTTTGGCGCGTTCGGCGGGCGCTATGTCGCCGAAACGCTGATGCCGCTGATCCTCGACCTGGAGCGGGAGTATCGCGCGGCCAAGGATGATCCGGCTTTCGAGGCCGAGTTCAACGGCCTGATGACCCATTATGTCGGTCGCCCCTCGCCGCTTTATTTCGCCGAGCGGCTGACGGCTTATTATCGCGAGCGCGCCAAGCCCGGCTTCGGCGCGAAGATCTATTTCAAGCGCGAGGAGCTCAATCACACCGGCGCGCACAAGATCAACAACTGCATCGGCCAGATCCTGCTTGCCATCCGCATGGGCAAGACGCGGATCATCGCCGAGACGGGGGCCGGCCAGCATGGCGTGGCGACGGCCACCGTCTGCGCGCGTTTCGGCCTGCCCTGCACCATCTTCATGGGCGCCAAGGACATCGAGCGGCAGCAGCCCAATGTCTTCCGCATGAAGCTGCTCGGCGCGGAAGTGCGCCCCGTCACCAGCGGATCGCAGTCGCTCAAGGACGCGATGAACGAGGCGCTGCGCGACTGGGTCGCGAACGTCCATGATACTTTCTACATCATCGGCACGGCGGCGGGCCCGCACCCCTATCCCGAGCTGGTGCGCGATTTCCAGAGCGTCATCGGCAAGGAGACGCGCGAGCAGATCATGAAGGCGGAAGGCCGCCTGCCCGATCTGCTGATCGCGGCGGTCGGCGGCGGCTCCAACGCCATCGGCCTGTTCCACCCCTTTCTCGACGATCCGGACGTCGCGATGGTCGGCGTGGAAGCGGCGGGCCACGGCATCGAGAGCGGCCAGCATGCCGCCAGCCTCACCGGCGGCAAGCCCGGCATCCTCCACGGCAACAAGACCTATCTTCTGCAGGACGAGGACGGCCAGATCACCGAGGCGCACAGCATCTCGGCGGGCCTCGATTATCCCGGCATCGGCCCCGAGCACAGCTGGCTGCACGAGAGCGGCCGCGTGACCTATCTGCCCGTGACGGACCGGCAGGCGCTCGACGCCTTCCAGCTCACCTGCCGCACCGAGGGCATCATCCCCGCGCTGGAAAGCTCCCATGCCCTGGCGGCGCTGGAGACCAAGGCACTGGATATGCGCGAGGACGAGATCATCGTCGTCAACGTCTCGGGCCGCGGCGACAAGGACATCTACACGGTGGCCGAGGCGCTGGGAGCGGAGATATGA